The sequence ATGAAGATCCTCAACACGGTGAGGCACCGGAACGTCGTCAGGATGGCCGGGTACCACATCCGCGGCGGCGCCGGGCTGATCCTCTACGAGTACATGCCCGAGGGGACGCTCTTCGAGCTGCTGCACGGGAGGAAGCCTCAGGTGGCCCTCGACTGGACTGCCCGGCACCAGATCGCCCTTGGTCTGGCCCAGGGCCTCTCCTACCTGCAACAGGACTGCGTGCCCATGATCGTCCACAGGGACGTCAAGTCGAGCAACGTGCTGATGGACGCCGACATGGTGCCCAAGCTCGCCGACTTCGGCATGGGGAAGATCGTCGGCGACGAGGACGCGGACGCCACGGTTTCCGTCATCGTTGGCACCCTCGGCTACATCGCGCCAGGTACCACCATTTCCTTCTCATCATATGTCTAGCTCTGTATTCTGTAAGATCACAGTGTCTGAAAATTCAGGATTTATTTAGCACATGTGTCACCACCATTGATTTTCAGAGCATGGATACTCCACGAGGTTAACCGAGAAGAGCGACGTGTACAGCTACGGGGTGGTGCTGCTCGAGCTCCTGTGCAGGAAGATGGCTGTGGACTCCGTGTTTGGAGACGGCGTTGACATCGTgacatggatgaggtcgagcatGAAGCAGGCAGATCATCGCCCCGCCGccatgaactgcttggatgaggaGATTGTCTACTGGCCTGAAGATGAGCAGGCCAAGGCACTGGACTTGCTTGATCTAGCCATTTCCTGCACGCAGGCGGCTTGCCAGTCGAGGCCTTCCATGAGAGAGGTGCTGAACACTTTGGTGAGGATGGATATGTAAGGATTCCCCTCAAGTTCTCAACAGTATTGTGAGGTCAGCTGCCACAGTACATAGCTGACATACAAAAGGAGTTTGAAAaatgtatgtactccctccgttcggaattacttgtcttggaaatggatgtatctagaactaaaatacatctagatacatccattttcgcgacaagtaattccgaacggagggagtagtagttaccAGATCTTAGCAGAAATAAGAAGTGAGCCTAGCTCATAAGTAGGGGTAGTGGATGTACAGTCCCACCAACTAGGTGCCTATTTCTACTTACATGACTAAAATGCATTCAAGATTACTGTTTTTTACTGCCGGTCGAAAATTTCTGAAGCCATACATGTTCACTCCGAAATCTCTTCGAACATGATCTTGAGCTTCCAAGGATAGAAAGCACAAAATCCTACAACATAACCCTTTTCATTCAGCCGTGTATTATTCTCTACAATTTTATTCTGCATACCATGGACATGGCACAGTACATCCTGTAAGCAACAAACAAATTTTACTAAATGGCACTGAGTGCGGGTGCCGTTCATGCCCTAATCACAAGCTCATATACATTGCTATTGTTCTCTCTGCTAAGGCGCTTTAGTGCCTCGAAACTTCTCCGGCTTCCCAAAAAATCTATTCTTTTGAATGCTACTACAAAGCCTCGTTCTGCGCATTCAGCGCTTGCATACAGGGAACGAAGTCGATCGGCATGCCGTGAATCTGTGTGCAGGGCTACATTTATCTCGTCGGTTGACATGTTCTCCTGCGCAAAGAGGTGATCTTTTACCACAAACTCGCACACCAAATCTGAACCACGGTTACACCAGAAGTGTGTTGTGGGATGCTTCTGGTCTATGACCAAAAAACAATAAATACCTGGTAGAAATTATAGATGTGATCCAACACTTGTTCGCGTGTGAAGCCACCATTGCTGAAGAATGTCCTCGAAAAAGGTCCAAGCTCACCAAAACGATCGAGAGGGAAGAGTATGGTAAAGAAATGGTTCTTAAAAATCACCTCGCTTCTCTCACTGAAACAAAAAAACAGAGCTATTAGGGAAAAAGGTTACAGAGTTTTGGTTGATTCAAGAAGTTATTATTACCTTTCTCTTAGCGGGCGAGACAAATTATCAGCTGACTGGTCTCGATCCTTTCCATCCCCATCTGCATCAAAATAGGTAGTGCTTTGCTGCTCATCGGCATCTTCAGACCATGAAGAATCCATATAAATACTTGCAGATGAAACCGGCTCAGATATTGTCCAGCAGATTGAATCCAGAAGTGTGACAGGTGTGAGAGGATGGATTGGTACTTCACATGACTGGCTTAAAATCATAATGTAGACATTCATCAAAATGTTTCATATAGAAGAGACAAATATGAATAAAAAGGTAGCTAATTCAACACATAGCTTTGGCATCAGCAAATTCTTTGTTTCCAACTATTTTTCTAAAACATATTCTCATGCAGGCATTTATTTTTCTTAACAAGCAAGGGtataccaacatcccataattgtcACACTAGTCGGAATTCACAAGAAATTGGGTAACTGTGACTGCCAGATGCATAGGAGATGAGCTTTTCTATATTTTAACAACCAGTCTGATGCTGGAAGAAAACATAACAAATAATTTTCTGGCTCTTTATATTTTAACAATGAAAAGGGAGATCATATTGCGATAGGTGAAACATTCCTTACCTGCATACGGCGAACACGGCGGTCTCGAATATCCTTTTTCGCTGCCTCGACAAATTTTTGCCTTTCCTGACGAGTCTCATCTATCTCCCCTCGGGTTGGCAGTTCGCTGGAGTTAAGAGTAGGAACACTCCCAAGTTTCGTATTCTAAAAGAACAGAAGATCCAACGTTAACCAATGAAGAGTCCAAATATAGAAAATAAacctttttttaaagaaaaaaacctattataaataaaaaattaaggaataagaaaaaaaacataaactgtTCTATCCCCCCCTCCCTTCTGATTTTTAACTTCGGGGCCCCCAGTTGCCAGTTAGCTCATGCCACCTCAGCGGCTCAGCCTGTAGATTGCAATCCGTATAAGACAGCCCGTAGATGTAGCAAAGCTCAGCTGTTTGTTACTGATTCCGAGCTGTACTCCATTTTTTGGAGACACGTAGGGACTAGGTAGTCGTCCATATACAATTCTAGTTTCGTTTTTCCTTTTCCCTTTGAACACACAGGGGGGAAAAAGACACCTAACAAAGATAACAAAACTTACTCCAAGCTTTGTAGAAACCGCAATGAAAAATCTATTTTATTTCTAGAAGGTTGTTCTCTTTTATAAAGACAGGTAGGAGTTGCAAATGTAAAATGCCAGATACCAATTTGTCTTTTCCTGTTTCTTTTCAACACCAAAAAAAAGACGCGGTGAAACACGTAAAAAAGGTTGATGTGAAAAATCTTAACCCTACCTTTGTAGAAACCAAAACTAAAGACGTCTTTCCCCAGTTTGTTGAAAGGAAAACTTTGGATAACAAAAGACTAGATTCAGGTTTGTCCACAAGAGTACATGGCATAAAATACCTCTTGAGATGTGTGGAAATTTTCTAGAACCACTGCGACATGTCTAGCTAGGTCTGAAGACAAATGGACCAGGCGCTGCAAGTTCTTTTCCTTCACTGTTTTCAAGATCCAAAACGGCTGAAACATTCAAGCAGAAAGTGTTAAATAGTACACAATGGTCCTAAAGTAAATTAGGAGTGTCGGAACACAAGAGGTTATTATTGCAGTAGTTCAGTATTACTTACTGTTACAATGTTATCTGAGTGACCAACATATCTCTTGACAGAAGCATCCTCACACACAACATATGTGGCATGACAACCAATAAACCAGTGGTCCAATAATTTTGCATCTTCACTCGTAGCAGCATCCGATATCTGCAGCAAAATGCATTTTATGTAAAACAATCATTCGCGCAATTTAACAAAGGATGTCGCGTGAAGATGACTCCAGTGAAAGAGTGGAAATTTCGTGATGCTTGTAAACtgatttttttagagaaaaggcattgCATCATTTGGCCGATtgctctctctatctatctatctatctttaaGTAATTCTCTTATCCATTTGGTGATTTAATATTATACTCTATCAACAGGAGCAACCAGAAAATAATAATTTTCTTTCTGAAGCATGTGGGTGGTGGAGCGTCAACCATTATGGAATGAAGCAGCAACTGAAATGGACATACCTTCTTCTTCATCTCACCAGATATCCCAGGGTCAATGTAGATTGTGTCATTCGTAAAAACGAACACATCATGTTCAGGTTCTTCTCTATGAGCCTGAAGCTGGCGCTTAAGTGTTGTGTCTGAGCATGCTTTGTCTTGAAAAATCATTGGTGGAAGGCATGACTTCTCATTAACAGGAAGTCCAACAAGCCGGTTGGATTCCCCAAGCGGCAGACCGTTCTCCCCAATGTTCTTGATACTGTACAAGGATTCATCCAGCCTCACTGTAGTAGAAACACCATAAATCAGAGTCAGATGACGCACTGGTAACTTGGCAGAAACAGAACAGGAAGAAGTATTGATGGAGCCTGTCTTACTGTTCCTTCGAACACAATCGACAAACCAGCCCAGCGTGACAACAAAAAGGCCATTCCTGGGACCATGCTTGAGAGCGTGCTCAAACTTGCGGCCGGCGAAGCTGTGCTGCGTGTTAAGGAAGCACAAGCATGGCAGCCTGAATATTTTTTTTCGATAAACTGGTAACCTGAATTTTGAGAAACAAGCATAACAGTGGAATGATtttgaaaaggaaagaaaaacagacgATGGCAAGGATATCTGCACCACAAGGTGAGTGCATTTGGGGTGCAAGCTGCCGCTGTAGTCGCCTCCGAGCCTCTCGGCAGCCTCCTTCACCTGACTCCTCGCCTCTGCAGAACACATACAAACACAAAAATTCCCCAAACCACATCAAAACCCCTGAAATCGAGAAGCAAGCAAACCACCTTTCAAGCTATCCCAATCCCAGGCCAAAATCGAGAAGCAAACTCTATTCACCTTTGGACAGCCCCGTGACGCAGACGACCAGGCCTGCGAAGGGGCCGTCGGGCGGACGCCGGGCGGCAGGGGCAGCGGCCGCGGCGGAGCGGGAGGCCgagacggaggaggaggcggcggaggcggaggagggctGCATCCCGGGGAGGAGCAGCCTGGAGCAGCCCCTGCTGGCGATCAACTCCACGCCGCAACGCGCCATCGcggctgctgctgcggcggcggcggcaggggcatGGCCCAGCGGGGCGGGACGAGGCGCGGGTGGGAAGAGGGCGTGGCGGATTCGGTGAGGATCGGAGAAATCGAACCTatggggagaggagagggagggccTCGAGTCGGGCGCCAAGGGAGGTGGTTGGATTGGATCCGGTGGTGTGGTGGCGCTTTCGAGGGAGGGCAGGGAGACGAGGAGTTAATGCTGATGGCGAtgactcctcctcctcggcctcgctgCTCCTTGGTTCGTCGCCGCTCgtgtgggaggggaggggaggggaagggaGATGAGGGGCGGCCGGGTGGGTTGGTCGGAGGGGAGGCGATCCGGGCGGGGATGAGACGACGACGAAGTGACCGTTGGGGGGAGGGTTCGAGTTCCCCTTCTTTCTGTCCCTTTTAATGGAAGTTCAGTGGCAACAGTGGCAGAGACGACCCGGTGGTAGAGCCGAATGTTTATGTGCGGATTCGGTGGACAGCCTGTCTGCATCATGTATTCATGCTGTGATTGTGAACAATGTTGTGCCCTAATGGTGTCACCGTCCATGCGTTTGGACTTTTGGGTGGGTATGTGACCGTGTTTGTTGCGTTATTGAATACAAGGAGGCTGACAGTGTTCATGAGATTTTGCAAGTTAATAAGGCAAAAGAGTTGTGATTTTCGTTGATTAAGATGAAGAAAGAGTTGTCCGGTTAATTAGCGGGAAAATCCGTCACAACCCGCTGATCACACACACAAACAAGACACTACCCTCACACCGCTACGAGGAGAGA comes from Triticum aestivum cultivar Chinese Spring chromosome 5B, IWGSC CS RefSeq v2.1, whole genome shotgun sequence and encodes:
- the LOC123111972 gene encoding uncharacterized protein, which encodes MARCGVELIASRGCSRLLLPGMQPSSASAASSSVSASRSAAAAAPAARRPPDGPFAGLVVCVTGLSKEARSQVKEAAERLGGDYSGSLHPKCTHLVVQSFAGRKFEHALKHGPRNGLFVVTLGWFVDCVRRNMRLDESLYSIKNIGENGLPLGESNRLVGLPVNEKSCLPPMIFQDKACSDTTLKRQLQAHREEPEHDVFVFTNDTIYIDPGISGEMKKKISDAATSEDAKLLDHWFIGCHATYVVCEDASVKRYVGHSDNIVTPFWILKTVKEKNLQRLVHLSSDLARHVAVVLENFHTSQENTKLGSVPTLNSSELPTRGEIDETRQERQKFVEAAKKDIRDRRVRRMQSCEVPIHPLTPVTLLDSICWTISEPVSSASIYMDSSWSEDADEQQSTTYFDADGDGKDRDQSADNLSRPLRESERSEVIFKNHFFTILFPLDRFGELGPFSRTFFSNGGFTREQVLDHIYNFYQENMSTDEINVALHTDSRHADRLRSLYASAECAERGFVVAFKRIDFLGSRRSFEALKRLSRENNSNVYELVIRA